A genomic region of Pelodiscus sinensis isolate JC-2024 chromosome 1, ASM4963464v1, whole genome shotgun sequence contains the following coding sequences:
- the MYF6 gene encoding myogenic factor 6 (The RefSeq protein has 1 substitution compared to this genomic sequence): MMMDLFETGSYFFYLDGENGALQQLEMAEGSPLYPGSDGTLSPCQDQIPPEAGSDSSGEEHVLAPPGLQPPHCPGQCLIWACKTCKRKSAPTDRRKAATLRERRRLKKINEAFEALKRRTVANPNQRLPKVEILRSAISYIEKLQDLLHRLDQQEKMQELGGDPFSFSPKQGNIPTSDFLSTCSSDWQNVSDHSRVLAVNAKEGASIVDSSASSSLRCLSSIVDSISSEDPKIPSVEEVVEK; encoded by the exons ATGATGATGGACCTTTTTGAAACTGGCTCCTATTTCTTCTACTTGGACGGCgaaaatggagccctgcagcagctggagatGGCCGAGGGCTCCCCTTTGTACCCAGGCAGCGACGGCACCTTGTCCCCCTGTCAGGACCAAATACCCCCAGAGGCGGGGAGTGACAGCAGCGGAGAGGAGCATGTGCTGGCCCCCCCTGGCCTACAACCCCCTCATTGCCCCGGCCAGTGTTTGATCTGGGCTTGCAAGACCTGCAAGAGGAAATCGGCCCCCACCGACAGGAGGAAAGCAGCCACCCTGCGGGAGAGGAGGCGGCTGAAGAAGATCAACGAAGCCTTCGAGGCTCTCAAACGGAGGACTGTGGCCAACCCCAACCAGCGGCTGCCCAAGGTGGAGATCCTGCGGAGCGCCATCAGCTACATCGAGAAGCTGCAGGATCTCCTGCACAGGCTGGATCAGCAGGAGAAAATGCAGGAGCTCGGGGGAGACCCCTTTAGCTTCAGCCCCAAGCAGGGAAAT ATCCCAACCTCCGATTTcctgagcacctgcagctccgACTGGCAAAACGTTTCCGATCATTCCAGAGTGCTAGCAATCAACGCCAAAGAAG GAGCCTCCATCGTTGACTCTTCAGCCTCTAGCAGCCTTCGTTGTCTTTCTTCGATAGTGGACAGTATTTCTTCAGAAGATCCCAAAATTCCCAGCGTGGAGGAAGTGGTAGAGAAGTAG
- the MYF5 gene encoding myogenic factor 5 (The RefSeq protein has 1 substitution compared to this genomic sequence): MEVMDSCQFSPSEFFYDSSCIPSPEGDFGDDFEPGLAAFGAHKAEGPGSDEEEHVRAPTGHHQAGHCLLWACKACKRKSTTMDRRKAATMRERRRLKKVNQAFDTLKRCTTANPNQRLPKVEILRNAIRYIESLQELLREQVENYYSLPGQSCPSEPTSPTSSCSDGTAECTSPVWSRRGSGFDPVYCPDIHSDKSTALSSLDCLSSIVDRISSTSEQAALPLRDTASLSANASLDSQPATPRTSHSRLIYHVL, encoded by the exons ATGGAGGTGATGGACAGTTGCCAGTTTTCTCCATCCGAGTTCTTCTATGACAGCTCCTGCATCCCTTCCCCTGAAGGCGACTTCGGGGATGATTTCGAGCCCGGGCTGGCTGCCTTTGGAGCCCACAAAGCGGAGGGGCCGGGCTCCGACGAAGAAGAGCATGTCAGAGCCCCCACGGGGCACCACCAAGCCGGCCACTGCCTCCTGTGGGCTTGCAAAGCCTGCAAGAGGAAGTCCACCACCATGGACCGAAGGAAGGCGGCCACCATGCGCGAGAGGAGGCGGCTGAAGAAAGTGAACCAGGCTTTCGACACGCTGAAGAGGTGCACCACGGCCAACCCCAACCAGCGGCTCCCCAAAGTGGAGATCCTGAGGAACGCCATCCGATACATCGAAAGCCTGCAGGAGCTCCTGAGAGAGCAGGTAGAAAACTACTACAGCCTGCCGGGCCAGAGCTGCTCGTCGGAACCCACCAGCCCAACGTCCAGCTGCTCCGACGGGACG GCTGAATGCACCAGCCCCGTCTGGTCTCGGCGGGGCAGCGGGTTTGATCCGGTTTACTGCCCGGACATCCACAGCG ACAAAAGCACCGCCCTGTCCAGCTTGGACTGTTTATCCAGCATCGTGGATCGCATCTCTTCCACCTCCGAGcaagctgctctgcctcttcgGGACACCGCCTCCCTCTCGGCAAACGCCAGCCTCGATTCCCAGCCGGCTACCCCTCGGACCTCTCACTCCAGGCTCATTTACCACGTATTATGA
- the MYF5 gene encoding myogenic factor 5 isoform X1: MEVMDSCQFSPSEFFYDSSCIPSPEGDFGDDFEPGLAAFGAHKAEGPGSDEEEHVRAPTGHHQAGHCLLWACKACKRKSTTMDRRKAATMRERRRLKKVNQAFDTLKRCTTANPNQRLPKVEILRNAIRYIESLQELLREQVENYYSLPGQSCSSEPTSPTSSCSDGTTKAPPCPAWTVYPASWIASLPPPSKLLCLFGTPPPSRQTPASIPSRLPLGPLTPGSFTTYYER; this comes from the exons ATGGAGGTGATGGACAGTTGCCAGTTTTCTCCATCCGAGTTCTTCTATGACAGCTCCTGCATCCCTTCCCCTGAAGGCGACTTCGGGGATGATTTCGAGCCCGGGCTGGCTGCCTTTGGAGCCCACAAAGCGGAGGGGCCGGGCTCCGACGAAGAAGAGCATGTCAGAGCCCCCACGGGGCACCACCAAGCCGGCCACTGCCTCCTGTGGGCTTGCAAAGCCTGCAAGAGGAAGTCCACCACCATGGACCGAAGGAAGGCGGCCACCATGCGCGAGAGGAGGCGGCTGAAGAAAGTGAACCAGGCTTTCGACACGCTGAAGAGGTGCACCACGGCCAACCCCAACCAGCGGCTCCCCAAAGTGGAGATCCTGAGGAACGCCATCCGATACATCGAAAGCCTGCAGGAGCTCCTGAGAGAGCAGGTAGAAAACTACTACAGCCTGCCGGGCCAGAGCTGCTCGTCGGAACCCACCAGCCCAACGTCCAGCTGCTCCGACGGGACG ACAAAAGCACCGCCCTGTCCAGCTTGGACTGTTTATCCAGCATCGTGGATCGCATCTCTTCCACCTCCGAGcaagctgctctgcctcttcgGGACACCGCCTCCCTCTCGGCAAACGCCAGCCTCGATTCCCAGCCGGCTACCCCTCGGACCTCTCACTCCAGGCTCATTTACCACGTATTATGAGCGCTGA